From the Musa acuminata AAA Group cultivar baxijiao chromosome BXJ3-1, Cavendish_Baxijiao_AAA, whole genome shotgun sequence genome, the window CACCATGTTTTGACAGTAGAAGTGATGTTAAACTTATGCTATCATCAGAACTAGTTACTTCTAAGTTGTTATCATTGTTAGGCTTATACCATCATAAGATGTTAAACTTACAAATTGTTGCCACAATTTGGTTCAGAACCTGCAAtttaacttttcttttattgttaggCTCTCTTGCATTCAGTTCCAATTGGGCGGATGGTAGTTCTTGATCTATTCGCTGAAGTAAAACCAATATGGGTTAAATCAAAACAGTTTTATGGTGTTCCATACATCTGGAAAGTTCTCTGTTTCTCAAAATGTTGGTTTTCGTTAATTTTCTTGTAGCAATATGTAAAGATTCCTTTTTTCCATAATCTTGATCAGCAGCAACTTATATTAATTTTCTGCAGGTGCATGCTACACAATTTTGCTGGAAATATTGAGATGTATGGTATTCTCGATGCAATTGCACTTGGACCTATTGAAGCTCGTACAAGTGAAAATTCAACCATGGTTAGTTGCCCTTTTGTGgtacttaaaatataatttattatgtgCAGCTTATTTTgtgatacatggtacctagtcccagggtttttaatttcaaataatactgtCTGGTACGAgcgatacgtaccggtctgaTAGCATACCGGTACATGGACTGCTCGCTATTGGGCGGAACACTCAATATCGACCCGTATCGGATGATACAGGGGCATATCGAATAGTAACAATTGAAATTTCGATCATTATCGCCCAGCACAGTTACCGCTCGACATAGCACGGTAACGgttgatttcgaccgttacctacattttttttcctttctaaccATTATTTGGGCTAGTTCCACATTGTGAATTTGCTGATTATGCCAAATGTTATCAAGGTTCAACAGCTTAAAACATGCCATTACAGTGGTTAGTGTTGTGCTTCTGACCAGTGATATAGGATTGTTGGAATTTGTTATTTTAGTTCACTAGTGAGTTAAAATTATTCCTTAATCTAGGTGTGGTAgccataatttatttatatagtttattatattatttcttgCATCTCTAGAAAATTACTGGGAAATGTTTGAATATATAAACACCATTTTATGACAGTGTTCACAATTTTAATTTTGTAAAATCTGTAGTGAATCACATCTCATGTTTTCACTATGAAAATGATTGGTGAAGCACGAACAAAATCTGTGCTATCTGTTAAAGGAACTCTTATAAACTGGTAGTGTCAATCTTTTTCTCAAACATATCTttattattcaaaaaatatatttttcggtgCTGAAGCCTTTTTGTGAGCATCAAAGGATATGACTTTGACTACTTGGATAAAGTAAAGTTTGTTTTAGCTAAAAAAATGTTCCCTGTCTCTTTCAACAAGTAAAAGTTGTAGCAAAATTTGTTGTGATTTCTATTATAAGTTATGGAATTTAGAAGGAGCTATATATTAATATCATCTCTTAATCCATATATATCCTTGAGGAATATCATTGGTATGTTTTATGTTTGTCTAATATTTCGCTGGTCTAAAGGTTGGCGTTGGAATGTCTATGGAAGGCATTGAGCAAAATCCTGTTGTTTATGATCTGATGTCTGAAATGGCATTTCATCATAAACCAGTAGATGTCAAGGTAATATTTACTTTTGTGTACCCATCTCTTTACCTTATTGAATACCACCCACATGTTTTAAGCTATAATTTTCCTTTCTTGCCTCCTATATGGTGTAATGTATAAATTGAAGATATCCTATAGGTTAGTTACATAGAATAAGTTCAAATAGTTTTCCCAAACAGgtacatatataatttaagattCTTTTTTCGGTTCAGCAGTTAAGTAGTTCCTGCTTCAATGGCAGATTAAGTCTAGTAATCTATAAACTAGAATAGTATCACTAGAaaagaaatttaattaaaatttggaACTTTGTGAAGGACAATATCAAGTTAAATGCATTTTTGTTGTATTGGGCAAATAGgaatttaattttgatttatttattgtAGGTCAAATTGCATTAGCTGTAGATTAAACCTTgccttgtgaacaaaattttggcCAAATGTGATCTCAGATGGAGCATGTTTCTTTTCTTTGTGCATGTGTTTTGATTGTACAAATGTGATTTGCGTATCTGTTTATGGGTTTTCACTTCTTCACTTTGCCTACTTTCTTTTTGATCCTTCATTTAACCTTTGTTAGGTCGGATACATTTAAATATGTCCAGCTGGCAAGGTACTTGACCTATTTCTGGGTttttatgcatcatttttaatattgaggagcttaggtgGTCATTTTTTGGTAGAACAAAATGTAGCATTTTCTTTCTGTTCTAGGATATATAATCCGCTTATTGCCATTCTTCCAATTATGTAGCAAGATATAGTTTCTTAGTCATCATGCAAACTCAGCAAAATAGTTTGTTCCATCAATTCAGGACAGCTTAGTAATTGGATTTCAGAATCTGATAATAGTTAAAAGCATGCCTATTTTTACTTGTGGAAAAAGAATAATGGAACTAGAAGCTCAATGAGGAAGAATCACAATGTGAAAAAAGATCCATATTTCACTTTTAGCAGATTTATTTGGTAGAAATAATTAGATCATCTAGTTTGATTGTTGCCTAAATTTCCTACAACTAACATTCTCTTTTGTTCTTTGTCAATGAACAATTTTAGTTGAGAAGTAAATTTGGTGGAATTTTAATGATGTAGAATTCATTATATACATTGTTAAGTGATAAACATATGAAAGCTTGATTTACTGACTGATTATTTCAAAATTTAGATCAGACCCATCAAGAAATGTTTTGgcttttcttttatcattttcttttcaGATCTGGGTTGACTTATATGCAACAAGGAGATATGGAAGGTCTGTTCCAGCACTACAAGACGCCTGGCAGATACTATATCATACTCTATATAATTGCACAGATGGTGCCTATGTGAGTTTAATCTTTGTTTTCTCTATTGTAGGCTAATTTATGACTCATAGTAGATCCTTATTATCCACATATAAACTTCATATTCATCTAAAGGTTTTCAGAGTCGAATCTTCTTGCTTGAAATGTGGTGCATTGTGGCTTTAGAAAACTAACCATTCTGAGTGTTCACTACAAAAGATGATTCCTTTTTTTGTAAATTATGGTTTTTGATAAAATTATGTACCACTTTTGAATCAAGCAAACTTGAGGTCATTTTTTGTCATTGCTCTACTTGGATATACCAAACATAGGGTTTAGTTAAGTCTTCGTGACCAAAGTTGACG encodes:
- the LOC103973708 gene encoding alpha-N-acetylglucosaminidase-like isoform X5, whose product is MLLHPVIHMHGGVGKDGRRKLIGWFSKGSTYHLLSMGKKPFGRKFLSLYSDTFDENTPPVDDPKYISSLGSAIYKGMQSGDDDAIWLMQGWLFSYDPFWKPPQMKALLHSVPIGRMVVLDLFAEVKPIWVKSKQFYGVPYIWCMLHNFAGNIEMYGILDAIALGPIEARTSENSTMVGVGMSMEGIEQNPVVYDLMSEMAFHHKPVDVKVIFTFVYPSLYLIEYHPHVLSYNFPFLPPIWCNV
- the LOC103973708 gene encoding alpha-N-acetylglucosaminidase-like isoform X1, producing the protein MLLHPVIHMHGGVGKDGRRKLIGWFSKGSTYHLLSMGKKPFGRKFLSLYSDTFDENTPPVDDPKYISSLGSAIYKGMQSGDDDAIWLMQGWLFSYDPFWKPPQMKALLHSVPIGRMVVLDLFAEVKPIWVKSKQFYGVPYIWCMLHNFAGNIEMYGILDAIALGPIEARTSENSTMVGVGMSMEGIEQNPVVYDLMSEMAFHHKPVDVKIWVDLYATRRYGRSVPALQDAWQILYHTLYNCTDGAYDKNRDVIVAFPDVDPSVILIPEIFEERKLVHFS
- the LOC103973708 gene encoding alpha-N-acetylglucosaminidase-like isoform X6, which gives rise to MLLHPVIHMHGGVGKDGRRKLIGWFSKGSTYHLLSMGKKPFGRKFLSLYSDTFDENTPPVDDPKYISSLGSAIYKGMQSGDDDAIWLMQGWLFSYDPFWKPPQMKALLHSVPIGRMVVLDLFAEVKPIWVKSKQFYGVPYIWCMLHNFAGNIEMYGILDAIALGPIEARTSENSTMVGVGMSMEGIEQNPVVYDLMSEMAFHHKPVDVKVGYI
- the LOC103973708 gene encoding alpha-N-acetylglucosaminidase-like isoform X3 translates to MLLHPVIHMHGGVGKDGRRKLIGWFSKGSTYHLLSMGKKPFGRKFLSLYSDTFDENTPPVDDPKYISSLGSAIYKGMQSGDDDAIWLMQGWLFSYDPFWKPPQMKALLHSVPIGRMVVLDLFAEVKPIWVKSKQFYGVPYIWCMLHNFAGNIEMYGILDAIALGPIEARTSENSTMVGVGMSMEGIEQNPVVYDLMSEMAFHHKPVDVKIWVDLYATRRYGRSVPALQDAWQILYHTLYNCTDGAYSIRNLWPLL
- the LOC103973708 gene encoding alpha-N-acetylglucosaminidase-like isoform X2, producing the protein MLLHPVIHMHGGVGKDGRRKLIGWFSKGSTYHLLSMGKKPFGRKFLSDTFDENTPPVDDPKYISSLGSAIYKGMQSGDDDAIWLMQGWLFSYDPFWKPPQMKALLHSVPIGRMVVLDLFAEVKPIWVKSKQFYGVPYIWCMLHNFAGNIEMYGILDAIALGPIEARTSENSTMVGVGMSMEGIEQNPVVYDLMSEMAFHHKPVDVKIWVDLYATRRYGRSVPALQDAWQILYHTLYNCTDGAYDKNRDVIVAFPDVDPSVILIPEIFEERKLVHFS